CATTCACGCCTCGCCGTGTCCACGCACGTCGCCCCCGGCGTAACCCGCGAGGCGGCACCGGTGCCACGGTCGCATGGACGAAGTTATTTAACGTTTCTCCTGAGGCATCCGGGATGACGTGCAGGCGAATGCGTCCGGAGCCTTGGCCGCGAACCTCAACAGTGACAACAGCCTGGGCTGCCTTGGCGGTCCGGCTGCGGCCGCCGATCCGGCCCTTTTCCACTCCGCGGACCTCGCACTCATCAACCTCGACCTCCCCGGTCAACATGGTGCGCCCGAGATTGACCATGGCCCGGAGCAGCTTGTGCAGCACCGTCCCGGCCGTGAGTGAGGTTTAGTGATGGCAGGCAGCACATTCCCAAAGAATCCGCGTTGAAAGGGGCCAGGCCTGGCGTCCCTGACATCGTGGGCAAACAAAGCCCTCCGGCCATCGGCAGGCCGACAAATACGCCACGCAGGACGGCTCGTCACCGAACCGTGCCTGGAACCCCGGAATCGACCGCGGAAGGTCCGGACGTGCCATCACCCCAAACTACTCACCGATCTGGCTGGCTGGGGCGGCCCGTCACGGCAATTCGCTGGCATAGCCGACAACGCTGCGAATCCCGGCAAATTCGTCGGGCCCTGCCAAGTGGAAGGTGATGCGAACATACCGAGTGGCGACGGGTTCGGTGAGAATCATGCCGGCTGGCCCCCTGCTCCCGCCTGCCAAAGTCCAAACCTGGCCATCCAGTGATGTTTCCAGTCGGTAGTCCGTAACGGATCCGGACACCAAGTCAACGTCCACGCCGTCAAGTGTGAACCCAGCACCAAGATCGGCACTCCACCATTGGTCGGCACCGGTGCCAGGCGCTGATTGCCAGCTGGTGTCCGGGAGCATGTCGTTGGCCATCGCCGGGCCATGCCCGGCACGCGCCGAGCTGGCCTTGCTGGTCTTGCGGACCACAACATTGGGGGCAGGCACGCCGAGGGTCTTCACGTTGTAGGCTCCCACCGGCGATTCGCTGGTGGAACCTCCCACGACGGACAGCCGCACGTAGCGTGCCGTGGCTTCGAAGGCATCCTGGCTCTCAGTCCCGGGCGTGGCATTCGCGCCTTGGTCCACGGCGGTGACATAGCTGGACCCGTCTTTGGAAACCTCAACCAAATACTGGTAGGCACGGCTGCCATCAACCCATGTCACCAGTACCGAGCTGAGCCGATAACGTGCGCCAAGGTCAACCGCCCACCATGCCGGTCCGCCGCTGCCAGCCTGCCAGTATTCGGCTGGGTTGCCGTTATTGGCAACTTCCGCACCATGCTCCGGGGCGAAGCTGGAGGCCCGGACGGCGGTCTTCTCCTGCGCAACGTCCACGGGCGGTGGCGGCGAACACTGCGTCCCACGCAAGGCAAAATCCGTCACCTCCGGAACAGCAGCGCGGAAGGTGTCGGGGAAAGCCACCCGGACGAACCGCCCCGACGCCAACCAGCTGTCCGAGGCCGTAGCCGTGGCCCGCCGCACATCAGCCCCGAAAGCGGACACGGACTTCTCCGCCACCGCATCCCACACGATCCCGTCTTCGGAGACCTGGATGGTGTATGGCCAGCCGGGTTGCCAGTTCCACGTCAGCACCGAGCCCTGCAGGTCATGGCGCTTCATCAGGTCCACTTGGAGCCACGAACCCCCGCCGACGGCTTTCTCCGCGGGCGCATCGCCAGCCTCCGCAGCCTCGGAGCCTGCCACCCACGATGTGGCTGCATCCTGGTCCACCGCGTTGGCCGGGGGGCGGCAAGGCAACGAGCTCGATGCAGAGGCAACAGCGCCGATGGCAATGTTCGACGCAGTTAGGTTCTGGTCGTCGTAGCGTGGCGCGGGCAGTCCCGGCACTTCTGTGGCGGTGATGCTGGTGGTCCCCGAAAGCAGCCCGTCTGCGGATGCAGTCAAGGTGATCTGCCCCGCGGCGCGCCCGGCCCTGACCCAAACGGCCAGTTGGCCACCTTTCATGGTCACCGTCGCGGGACCGACAATCCTGCCGGGGCCGGTGACAGACAGGGATACCTGGCTGGCATTGGCGTGGACCATGGTCCCGTCGGCGTCCTGAACCTCGATGAAGACCAGCCGGGCATCCGACCCGTCGGCGGCTATGGCCTCCCCGGACTCTCTATTGAGCGCAATCCTTACCGCGGCTCCGGCCGTTCTGATCCGATGGGTTGCAACGACTTCGCCGCCGATCAGGGCCTCCGCCCGCAGTTCCCCCGGACTGTAAGGCGTCGCGTTGAACGTAAACGGCGGGTGCGGCAGATTGGCCGTGTTGGCACCGGAATCCGGGAACTGCTCACCGATGAGGCCCCCGTTCTTAAATAGACGTACTTGCTCGGCGTTGCTGTAGACGCGCACGTCCACAGGCGAATCGGCAGACCAGGTGTTGGCGATGAAAACCATGGCCCCGGAGTCGACGCCGGGAATTGCGATGTCGGCGTCGCGTTGGGACTGGAAGAGGTAGCTGCTGTATTTGCGGATCCGACAGTAGTCCACCACGCCCATCAGGGATGCGCCTGGGTTGTAGCCGCTCATGTCGGCGAAGGCCCACAGCCCATCGGCGCTAAACCAGGCTGCTCCGAGATTTGCGTTCAAGCCTTCCTGGTGATTGTCTGCTTGGCTTAGGTTGTTGTGGGCCATGGAGACCCAATCGTAGGATTCGCGGGCCACCCTGCTGGTGGAGCGGTTTCCACCGTAGTCCCAGTCGCCCCATTCACTGATCAGGATTGGCTTGGCCTGGTTGGTGTCACGGATCCCGTGCTGGGAAGCGCCGAGAAAAATGTCAAAATAGTCCAGCCAACCCGCGGTGAACATCTGATCTCCGGGGTATTCTTCGTGTGCGATCCGGTGCACCTCATTGGCCCATTCGGCCGAGTAGCTGCTCTCATTGAGACTGGTCTCCCAGGCCACCACCGAAGGGTGGTTGCGGTCGCGGCGTATGATGTCCCGGAGTTCCTGGTAGGTGTTGCCCTTGAACGAATCCGTGTTGTTGAAGGTCTGCCAGCCGGTCATGGAATTGAGCACCAGCACACCCAGCTCGTCACAGGCCGCATAGAACGCCGGAGCATTGGGATAGTGCGAGGTCCTGATGAAATCAAACCCGCAGTCCTTGACCCTTTTGACGTCCAGGAAGATGGCACTGGAGGGCACGGCATTGCCCAGGCCATATATCTCCTGGTGCTTGTTGGTACCAATGGCTTTGAATCTGGACCCGTTGATGAACAGTCCCTCGTGCCGCCAGTCAATGTGCCGGATCCCGAACCGTTCCGTACGTGCATCAACCAGCACACCGTCGGCAAGGACGCGCACCCGCGCCTGGTAAAGGTGTGGGGTGTTGGGATGCCACAAGTTGGCATTGTGCACAGTTAGCCGCAGTTGCACAACAGCGCTTGTGCCGGCTGCCAGCGAAACGGCCGCATCCGCTGCTGCCGTGGCAACCACTGCGCCCGAAGCGTCCAAAACGTCGGAGTGCACAGTGATTGCGCGGACAGCCGACGAATCGTTCAGCACGTCGGTGCGAACTTGGACCACGGACTTCGCCGGTGCCACGGTCGGGGTGGTAATGAACAGCCCCCCTGAGGCCACGTCATTTTTGTGGACTGCGTCGGTAATGTGCACCGGATCGGTGAGCGTCATGGTCACATCACGGTAGATTCCGCCAAAATACCGGAAGTCAACGCCCGTCCGCCCGGGCCCCCAGGCCGGATTTGGCCGTGTGTCGATCCGGACCGCCACCACGTTCTCCCCGCGGGCAACCAACTGGCCGGTGACATCAACAGTGAAGGGGGTGTAGCCGCCAACATGCACGGCCAGCTTTGTGCCGTTGAGCCAGACCTCGGCCTTTTGCATGGCGGCACCGAATTCCAGGAAAACCTTCTTGCCGCCCATGCAAGGTTCCGTGGCGAAGCTCTTGCGATACCAGGCCACGCCCAAATATTCCGCAACGTTTTCGGAAGTATTGAAGTTGATGCCGTGCGGCAGGTTGACCCAGTCCCAGGCCGCGTCGTCAAAGCTGGCGAGGTGACCGTCCGAGATGTCGCCCCGGACAAATTTCCAGTCGGTGTTGAAATTGCGGATACTTCGGCCTGGATCGTCCACCGTTGCCTGCCTTCTGCCGTCGTCGTATATCGGCTGGTGAGAACCGTAGCATGTCAAAGCACCCCTCCCACGGCACGGGATCGCACTGGCTTTTCAAATTCATCAAGTTCTTGAACAAAAAGCCATATTTATTATGTTGGAGTGTGGACGGAAAAAATTGGCGTCTGTACGCTGCACTTATGGCCCGCAAGAAACCTCTGACTCCAAGCAGCGACACACTGCACATGCAGCGCATCTTGCGTGTGCTGGGGCAGTACGGGGCATTGAGCCGGAGTGAACTCGCCGAACATATTGGCCTGTCGAGGACAACCCTGTCGGAGGTCACGAATGCGCTGATCGAATGTGGGGCCGTCTTTGTCGTGAACACCGATGCAGATCAAAGGATAGGCCGCGGCCGTCCGGCGGAGCGTCTTGCGCTCGATCCCGAGGCTGGCCAGCTGATGGGGGTTGACTTTGGCCACGGCCGGGTCCACGTCTCGGTGGTGGACGCTTCGCACAATGTCATTGCCTCGGGCGGGATCCGCTACAGTGCCACCTCCACCTGGGTCCAGCGGATCGATTTCGCCCTTGCGCTCATCGACCGGTTGGGTGAAGAGACAGGCGCGCATTTCGGGGCGCTGCAGGGCATTGGCATAGGTTTTCCCGGCCCACTCTCCCAGCGCATGGCAGGCGGCAGCGGGGATTCCGCAGCCGGTTTGCACCGGACGGCCGGCGAACTTGTTTGCGCAGCCTTCGCCGACCGGTTTGATGCGCCTGTCATCATCGACAACAACTCGCGGTTCGCCGCCCTGGCTGAAGCAAGCTGGGACAGCAGCCTGGACACTGAGCACCTGCTATACCTTCGGCTCTCCGACGGAATCGGTGGCGGCCTGGTGGTCGGTGGCCGTCTGCTGTCTGGCTCGTCGGGCTTTGCAGGCGAGCTAGGCCATGTCTCCGTCGATGTGGGCGGCCTCCCTTGCCACTGTGGCAAACGGGGGTGTTTGGAGACCGTTGCGTCGGTGCCGGCGATACTGGCCCGGTGCCAGGCAGACGGTGCCGCAGTGACAACACTCGAAAAGTTGCGAACCGCCGTTGGCCAGGGTGATCCCATCGTGGACAATGTCCTCCGGAATGCGGGCAGAGCCGTCGGCCGCGTACTCGGACCGGCGGCTGTGGCCCTGAATCCGTCCGAAATCGTCGTTGGAGGGGAACTCGTTGATGCCGCACCCGTGGTGCTGGAACAGGCTGCCGGAATTATTAATTACGAGCTGTTGCCGATGCTCGAAACCGCGCCACGAATCCGCACCGCCCGACTCGGCGATGAGGCAGGTTCCCTGGGTGCCATCGTGGCCATGTTCCACCAGTCGCCGCTGCTCGCCAGCTATCCCAAGCCCTCAACACGCAATCCATCTGTGCCCGCAAGAAGAGAAGTTTCATAAACGCGGTGGGAGATTCCCTCCTCACCGCATAACCCATAATAGAAAGTGGCAAGTCAATGAAGATCGCCAAGACAATGATCGCGGTTGGAACCGCACTCACCCTGATCGCCGGCATCAGCGCCTGTTCTTCCGGCGCCACCAGCCCAGCGGCGGCGGACCAAGGACCGGCAAACTTGCGGGTGTGGTTCATGCAGGATTCAGTTCCTTCAAGCGCCCAAGCCTATCTACAGACGGAGTTCGCGAAGGAGAACAAGGGCTCAACTCTCACCGTCCAGGTCCAGCAATGGAATGGCATTGCACAAAAGCTTCAGACAAGCCTTCCGAGCAAGGGCCAAACCCCCGACCTTGTCGAGACCGGCAGCACTCAAACGACGACGTTCTCCTCCGTCGGGGCGTTCAGCGACATCACGGCCCTGAAGGGCCAGCTCGGCGGAAATTCACTAGTGCAGAGTTTTGTCAATTCTGCGACATGGGACAACAAACTGTACGGCGTCCCCCTTTACGCAGGATCCCGGAGCGTCTACTACCGCAAGGACCTCTTCGCCAAGGCCGGCATCGCCGTGCCGCAGACGATCGACCAGTTGCAGGCCGCCATCCAAAAACTGCAGGCCGCAAACCCGGACAAGACACCTGGCTTTTCCTCCATCTATCTGTCCGCAAATGACGTCCACGCCCCGGAATCGTGGCTCTTCGCCAATGGTGGAGGCTACGCAAACAGTGAAAACGGCAAATGGGTTGGCGACCTCACCAGTGCCGACTCCCAGCGTGCATTGCAAGAACTCCAGGCAATCTGGAAAAATGACACGACTTATGGACTGGACAGTACGGCGGCCGCAAACGGTATGTACAACCTGTTCAACTCCGGCCAAGTAGGCATGATGGTCGGCACGCTCAACGTCTCAACCCAGATCTCCAAACAACTTATGGACTCAGGAAACGTCGGAATGTTCGCATTCCCGAGCACGACTGTGGGAACCCCTGGGAAAACTTTTGCCGGCGGCTCCAATGTCAGCATCTCCGCAGCGTCCGCCCACCCGGCACTCGACCAGTCGGCACTGAAAATCATCATGGGGAAGCAATTCCAGTCGCTGCTGGCCAAGGACGGTGGCTGGGTACCCGGCAATATGAGCTACGCAGACGCATTGACCGGCCCATTCGCCGCAGTGGCCCGGGAAGCGGTTCAGAATTCGAAGCTCACACCGAATACGCCGCAGTGGGGTGTGGCCACCGCGAACAACCTCTTAAAAAACTTCTACATCAGCATCGCGAAGGGCGAGAACACGTTGACGGCAGCCAAGGCCGCGGACACCCAAATTGAAACGGCACTCAACGCGAGCAACTAACCACCAAGCAGTCGTGGCTACCCACCCGGGGCCTGCAACCACGCCGCCACATTGAATAGGAAGAACACCATGAGCGTGACCCGCGAAAGACGCGGACGCCAACTGGCCAAGGCGTCTGGAACACCCCAGACGACGGGCCGGCGTCCGGGACTTAGGCTCAAGCCCCGCTACACACCCTTTGTCTTGCTGCTGCTGCCCTTGGCGGTGGTTGGGGTGACGTTCGCCTATCCGCTGTACAGGCAGATCGTCATGTCCTTCGAACAGTACGGACTGGCCCAACAGTTTGGACAGGCGCCGGCCTTTATCGGTTTCGCCAACTATGTCACCGTACTCACCGATCCCGAATTCTGGGAAGTCCTCGTTAGGTCACTTGGGTTCTGCCTGATCGTGGCCGCGCTGACGATGGCGGTGGGGATCGGGATGGCAGTGGTGATGCAGCGGGCGAGCAACTATGCGCGGATCTTCTTGAGCGTCTGCCTCATGCTGGTCTGGGCGATGCCGTCGATAGCCAGCTTGACAGTATGGCAGTGGATCCTCGATGCCCGGTTGGGCGTGCTCAACTATGTCCTGACCCATGTCGGCCTGCCCCAGTTCAAGGGCTATTCCTGGCTCTCCTCGAATCCCGTCGTCTTTCTTGCCATCGTCGGCGTCATCGTCCTGTGGAGCAGCATCCCCCTTGTGGCAATCACCATCTATGCTGCGCTGACCCAGGTTGGGGATGAAATCCTCGAAGCTGCTGGAATCGACGGCGCCGGGTTCTGGGGCACGCTTCGATACATCGTCCTTCCCATCATCCGTCCCATGCTCTTTTTGATCGGGACGCTGCAGGTGATCTGGGACTTCCGCGTCTTTACACAGGTCTACGTCCTCCAACAAGACGGCGGATCTTCCACCGCTACCGATGTGCTGGGCACCTACGTCTACCGGATCGGCATCGGCCAAGGCAACTACGGGCTGGCATCGGCGTTGGCCCTGATCATGTTGGCGATCGCACTTCTGCTGACATGGCAGTACATGCGCACGCTTCTGAAGCAAGGAGACATAGTATGAGCCTACTGACGAGGAAGCGGCCAGGCTCGCGCAAGGTGGCGGGCAGACCGGCTCGGCCATTATGGAATATCGCTGCCATCGTTGCCGGACTGGCGTGGGTGTTCCCTGTCTACTGGATGATCAACAGCTCAATGCTGCCAGCCAACCAACTACTCAACAACACCCCCACGTTCTTTCCTTTCACCCCCGATTTCTCCGCCTACCAGAGCGTTCTGGGCACGGCACAATTCTGGTCGTCCCTGAGGATGAGCTTGATCGTCACTTGCGCGGCAGTCGCGCTCGCAATCGTCTCGGCGTGCCTGGCGGCCGTGACGCTGAGCAGGTTCAGGTTCCGCGCCAGGCGATGGATCATCGTTTTCGTCCTGGTCATCCAGATGATCCCGACCGAGGCCATTTTTATCTCCCAATACAAAATGCTGGACGCATGGCATCTGTTGAACTCCGCGGCAGGGCTGGCCATCCTGTACGCCGGAACGGTCCTGCCGTTCATCACCTGGATGCTCAAGGGCTTCGTCGACGGGGTCCCAGTTGAATTGGAAGAATCCGCCATGGTCTCGGGGTGCACGCGATTGGGTGCATTCTTCCGCGTCACACTCCCGCTGCTCGGCCCGGGCCTGGTGGCAACCGGAGTGTTCGGATTCCTCGCCGCATGGAACGAGTTCACCCTCGCCTTGGTGATGCTCACCAACAGCGACAAGACAACCCTTCCGCTCTGGCTGCAAACATTCCAGACGGCGAACAGAGGTACGGACTGGGGCGGTGTCATGGCTGGCTCCACCGTGGTGGCCATTCCCGTGATCATCATTTTCCTCTGCGTTCAAAACCAGATGACCAAGGGCATGGTCGCCGGGGCGGTCAAGGGATGAGCACCGTGACACCCACACCGGCGACACTGCCATCAAACCAGTCCGAGAGAGAGAAAACTATGATGTCCACCCGTGGGATCTTTCCGGCGCCCCGACTCATCAAGGGCACCGGAGGCGAACCGGCCGGTTTGCTGGCCCAGGTCTTCACCCAGTGCGATCAAAGCATGCGGGCGCAAAGCTACATCCTCTCCGCCAAGGACGGCAGGATCGACCTCACCCATGCCGACGAGGCGGGCCTGCGTTACGGCCTCTCGACGCTCGAACAGCTGCGAAGCGGGGCGATGCTGTGTGAGGAGGCTTTCGAAATAGAAGACTGGCCGGATTTTCCGGTACGCGGCTACATGCTCGACGTCAGCCGCGACCGTGTTCCGACGCGGGCAGCCCTTCGCCGCCTCGTGGCCGCGCTTTCCACCGCACGTTACAACCAGCTTGAGCTTTATACGGAACACACCTTCGCCTACCGGGAGCACCCCCAAGTTTGGGATGCCTCCTCGCCGCTGACCGAAGCGGACGTTCGTTGGCTGGACGGCGTGTGTGCGAGTGCGGGGATCGCGTTAGTGGCCAACCAGAACTGCCTCGGCCACATGGAGCGGTGGCTCTCCCACGCAAAGTATGCACAGCGTGCGGAGAGCCCGAACGGGATGAACCTGCTCAGCGAGGTCCTTCCGCCGACGACACTCGCCCCGACAGACGACAACGTCGAGTTCACCTCCGCCCTCCTCGACGAGCTGGTTCCCCTCTTTCGACACAAACGCCTCAACATCGGCGCCGATGAGCCCTGGGAACTGGGCATGGGGGTCAGCAAGGAGCGCGCCGCCGCAGAGGGCCTCGGGAGCGTATACGCGGATTATGTCTCCGCCGTCATGGACCCCTGGATTGCCCAGGGGTACCAGGTGGAATACTGGGCAGATATCGTCGGGCATTACCCCGAAGCGATTGAGAAGCTTCCCCCCGGAGCCATCCCGGTCGTGTGGATGTACAACTCGGGTGAAATGATGAAGCGGTTGGTTGCGCTCAATGATCTCGAAGATGAAGCGGTCCATGCCGCGCACGGCATTGTGTTGCGGGATCTGGTTGAAGGCTTCCGGGACCGGGCAAGATCCTTCATCTCGTCGAAGACACCGTTCTGGGTGGCGCCGGGAACCAATGCGTGGCGTTCGGTCACTGGGCGCCTCGATGAGGCATTGGCCAATTTGATCGACGCGGCCGAGGTCGGAATTGAATACTCGTCGGAGGGGTATCTCCTCACGTCTTGGGGAAATGAGGGATATTGGGATCCGCCAGTGATCTCGCTTCCGCCTATCGCTGCCGGAGGAGCCTTCAGCTGGGCCTTGGAAGCCAACAGGAGCCTTTCGCTTCCGGAGGTGCTCAACCGGCACTTTTTCGACGACGAATCGGGGATCGTTGGGGAAGTCCTGTGCTCCGTTGGGCACATTGCCGAGCTGCTGGATTGCCCGATTTTGAACACGACACCGCTATGGGTTGCACTGAGCCGAGGCGGTGACCTGCCCATCGGCAAGATTCCCCCGGCCCACCTGATGGCAACCGCCCGCGAACGGCTCATCCAGGACCAGTTGCGGCTAATCTCCGCGCAGCCGGCCTGCAGTGACGCTGAACTCGCCGTGGCGGACCTGGCCTTCGTGATCGATATGGCGCTCTTCGCGATCGACCTCATTGGTGCCGGTATGAGCGCCAGTGGCGATCCTGCTCCACGCGATGCGCGCCAGCTGATGGTCCGGTTGTCCCGGCTCTTGGAGCGGCACCAGGAGCGCTGGCTTGCCAACTCACGATACGGCGGGCTGCACGCGAGCCTCGCGGTGCTGGATCCGCTCAGAAGGCGTCTGGAGCGGGTTGCATCGATATCCGCCATCCACACCCTTGGAAGGAACAACAATGGCTAGCACGCAGCGCAGGCCAAACATCGTGCTGATCCTCACCGACGATCACGCCTCGCACGCGATCAGCGCATACGGCTCAGTCGTCAACACGACGCCGAGAATCGACGAAATCGCCCAGCACGGTCGAGTCATCGACAACTGCTTTTGCACAAACGCCATTTGCACACCGTCGCGGGCCTCAATCCTTACTGGAACCTACAGTCACATCAATGGCGTAACAACCCTTGAGACACCTATCGACGCGAGCCAGCCCACCTTTATCTCCCAGCTCCGGGACGCGGGCTACCGGACCGCGGTCGTTGGAAAATGGCACATGGGCGAGGGGGAGGGACATGATCCCCAGAACTTCGACCACTGGGCTGTTTTGCGCGACCAGGGTGAATATTTCAATCCACAAATCCTCACCGCAGACAGGGTTGAAGTCATTGAAGGATACGCCACCGACATCATCACGGACCTGTCTCTGGAGTGGGCGGACTCACTGGCGGGCGACGAACCGTGGTGCCTGCTCATTCACCATAAAGCGCCGCACCGCCCTTGGGAGCCGGACGAAAAGCACAAGGGCATGTACAATGCGCCGATCCCCGTCCCGGCAACCTTTACAGACGATTACGCGACCCGCTCGGCCGCTGCGCATCGAGCCGCCATGCGAGTCGCCGATGACCTGACCCTGACGGACCTCAAAGAGCTGCCTCCCCAAGGCTTGAGCTACGACCAGGAAGCACTGTGGAAATACCAGCGCTACATGGAGGACTACCTCGCCTGCATTGCTTCCGTCGACGACAACGTCGGACGCGTCATCGATTGGCTCCGTAAACGGGGACAATTCGACAATACGCTCCTGATGTACACCTCCGACCAAGGGTTCTTCCTTGGCGACCACGGCTGGTTCGACAAGAGGTTCATGTACGACGAGGCCCTGCGGATGCCACTGCTGATCAGCTACCCGGAGAAGATCCCGGCAACGTCGATGCCCTTGACCCAGATCGTCACAAACGTCGACTTCGCCCAAACCATCCTCGAATGTGCCGGGATAGATGCGCACCCTCGAATGCAAGGCCTCAGCTTCTGGCCGCAATTAACCACCGAGCCAGAGAAGCCAACCCGAAATGCGATGTACTACAGGTATTTCGAAAACGACGACATCAATCACCACGCTTTCGCGCACTATGGAATCCGAACCGACAAGCACAAGCTCATCTACTTTTACAACGACGGCCTCGGTCTGCCCGGAACCTCCGGAAAAAGCTACCCTCCGGAGTGGGAAATGTACGATCTGGAGGCCGACCCCGCCGAGCTGAACAATGTCTATTCCGAACCGTCGTACCGGGACCTCCGTGAAACATTGAAGGCGACCATGTGGACGCTGCAGAAGGAGCTAAAGGACTCCCCCCATCAATCACAGCCTATTCCTGAGCTCCTGATTGACGAGGTTCCGCAAAATACATAGCAAAGGGCATTGAGAACGGGGCTCATCCTCGCGCCAGCAAACCAGACGTGAGCACCTCTGAGAACCTCGTCCAATACAACCGGACCCCTCAATTTGACTTCGTTGTTGCTTCGAGGTGACGCCGCTGTCAAAGTATTTATCTTTTGCCGGATTATTACGGGCATAAATCACAAAACATAAGTTTACGAATGTCGGAACCGGGTTTACTGGGGCCAC
This genomic stretch from Arthrobacter dokdonellae harbors:
- a CDS encoding transposase, encoding MARPDLPRSIPGFQARFGDEPSCVAYLSACRWPEGFVCPRCQGRQAWPLSTRILWECAACHH
- a CDS encoding carbohydrate ABC transporter permease — encoded protein: MSVTRERRGRQLAKASGTPQTTGRRPGLRLKPRYTPFVLLLLPLAVVGVTFAYPLYRQIVMSFEQYGLAQQFGQAPAFIGFANYVTVLTDPEFWEVLVRSLGFCLIVAALTMAVGIGMAVVMQRASNYARIFLSVCLMLVWAMPSIASLTVWQWILDARLGVLNYVLTHVGLPQFKGYSWLSSNPVVFLAIVGVIVLWSSIPLVAITIYAALTQVGDEILEAAGIDGAGFWGTLRYIVLPIIRPMLFLIGTLQVIWDFRVFTQVYVLQQDGGSSTATDVLGTYVYRIGIGQGNYGLASALALIMLAIALLLTWQYMRTLLKQGDIV
- a CDS encoding ROK family transcriptional regulator, which produces MSKHPSHGTGSHWLFKFIKFLNKKPYLLCWSVDGKNWRLYAALMARKKPLTPSSDTLHMQRILRVLGQYGALSRSELAEHIGLSRTTLSEVTNALIECGAVFVVNTDADQRIGRGRPAERLALDPEAGQLMGVDFGHGRVHVSVVDASHNVIASGGIRYSATSTWVQRIDFALALIDRLGEETGAHFGALQGIGIGFPGPLSQRMAGGSGDSAAGLHRTAGELVCAAFADRFDAPVIIDNNSRFAALAEASWDSSLDTEHLLYLRLSDGIGGGLVVGGRLLSGSSGFAGELGHVSVDVGGLPCHCGKRGCLETVASVPAILARCQADGAAVTTLEKLRTAVGQGDPIVDNVLRNAGRAVGRVLGPAAVALNPSEIVVGGELVDAAPVVLEQAAGIINYELLPMLETAPRIRTARLGDEAGSLGAIVAMFHQSPLLASYPKPSTRNPSVPARREVS
- a CDS encoding discoidin domain-containing protein; amino-acid sequence: MDDPGRSIRNFNTDWKFVRGDISDGHLASFDDAAWDWVNLPHGINFNTSENVAEYLGVAWYRKSFATEPCMGGKKVFLEFGAAMQKAEVWLNGTKLAVHVGGYTPFTVDVTGQLVARGENVVAVRIDTRPNPAWGPGRTGVDFRYFGGIYRDVTMTLTDPVHITDAVHKNDVASGGLFITTPTVAPAKSVVQVRTDVLNDSSAVRAITVHSDVLDASGAVVATAAADAAVSLAAGTSAVVQLRLTVHNANLWHPNTPHLYQARVRVLADGVLVDARTERFGIRHIDWRHEGLFINGSRFKAIGTNKHQEIYGLGNAVPSSAIFLDVKRVKDCGFDFIRTSHYPNAPAFYAACDELGVLVLNSMTGWQTFNNTDSFKGNTYQELRDIIRRDRNHPSVVAWETSLNESSYSAEWANEVHRIAHEEYPGDQMFTAGWLDYFDIFLGASQHGIRDTNQAKPILISEWGDWDYGGNRSTSRVARESYDWVSMAHNNLSQADNHQEGLNANLGAAWFSADGLWAFADMSGYNPGASLMGVVDYCRIRKYSSYLFQSQRDADIAIPGVDSGAMVFIANTWSADSPVDVRVYSNAEQVRLFKNGGLIGEQFPDSGANTANLPHPPFTFNATPYSPGELRAEALIGGEVVATHRIRTAGAAVRIALNRESGEAIAADGSDARLVFIEVQDADGTMVHANASQVSLSVTGPGRIVGPATVTMKGGQLAVWVRAGRAAGQITLTASADGLLSGTTSITATEVPGLPAPRYDDQNLTASNIAIGAVASASSSLPCRPPANAVDQDAATSWVAGSEAAEAGDAPAEKAVGGGSWLQVDLMKRHDLQGSVLTWNWQPGWPYTIQVSEDGIVWDAVAEKSVSAFGADVRRATATASDSWLASGRFVRVAFPDTFRAAVPEVTDFALRGTQCSPPPPVDVAQEKTAVRASSFAPEHGAEVANNGNPAEYWQAGSGGPAWWAVDLGARYRLSSVLVTWVDGSRAYQYLVEVSKDGSSYVTAVDQGANATPGTESQDAFEATARYVRLSVVGGSTSESPVGAYNVKTLGVPAPNVVVRKTSKASSARAGHGPAMANDMLPDTSWQSAPGTGADQWWSADLGAGFTLDGVDVDLVSGSVTDYRLETSLDGQVWTLAGGSRGPAGMILTEPVATRYVRITFHLAGPDEFAGIRSVVGYASELP
- a CDS encoding carbohydrate ABC transporter permease, which codes for MSLLTRKRPGSRKVAGRPARPLWNIAAIVAGLAWVFPVYWMINSSMLPANQLLNNTPTFFPFTPDFSAYQSVLGTAQFWSSLRMSLIVTCAAVALAIVSACLAAVTLSRFRFRARRWIIVFVLVIQMIPTEAIFISQYKMLDAWHLLNSAAGLAILYAGTVLPFITWMLKGFVDGVPVELEESAMVSGCTRLGAFFRVTLPLLGPGLVATGVFGFLAAWNEFTLALVMLTNSDKTTLPLWLQTFQTANRGTDWGGVMAGSTVVAIPVIIIFLCVQNQMTKGMVAGAVKG
- a CDS encoding extracellular solute-binding protein, with amino-acid sequence MKIAKTMIAVGTALTLIAGISACSSGATSPAAADQGPANLRVWFMQDSVPSSAQAYLQTEFAKENKGSTLTVQVQQWNGIAQKLQTSLPSKGQTPDLVETGSTQTTTFSSVGAFSDITALKGQLGGNSLVQSFVNSATWDNKLYGVPLYAGSRSVYYRKDLFAKAGIAVPQTIDQLQAAIQKLQAANPDKTPGFSSIYLSANDVHAPESWLFANGGGYANSENGKWVGDLTSADSQRALQELQAIWKNDTTYGLDSTAAANGMYNLFNSGQVGMMVGTLNVSTQISKQLMDSGNVGMFAFPSTTVGTPGKTFAGGSNVSISAASAHPALDQSALKIIMGKQFQSLLAKDGGWVPGNMSYADALTGPFAAVAREAVQNSKLTPNTPQWGVATANNLLKNFYISIAKGENTLTAAKAADTQIETALNASN